taaataattaaagctATTTCACCTTATCGTGGCTCTCTTTTAGCTAATCGTCGTCCCTCATGAACATGAGAGTATCCAAAACTTGAGCCATGGTTTTATTTACAAACAATATTCATTAttatttagaagaaaataagagaaagtgGGGGAGGCAACCAGGCAGGGAGCATTGCGTTGAAACTTGAAAAATAAGAAGTAAAGAAACCTACAtttaagtttaaattatttttaatttttaatatatatatatatatatatatatatatatatatatatatatatatatatatatatatatatatatatatatatatatatatatatataaagtataatAAACCGGTTATTAACCAAATTTCTAAATTCTTATAATCGGCAAATGCAATCACCCTGGGCGGTTATTAGCGGTTAATAACTACTCTACTTGTATACTTCTAGTTGTAGGGCTCACTTGTTCTAGGCAACCTAAAATACAGGATTCACCTGCATCAAACAAATAAGCCTTGCAGCCCCTCTTTCTTAAGCTGCCCAAATTTCTATAAAATTGGAATAGCTATATTAGAGATAATCTTAATCCTATCTAGCAACGTTGTTTTTACCTTCTAAATAAGATGGTAatacaggtttttttttttttttttttttttttgaaaccagATGGTAATGCAGTTTTTGTTTGTCATTATGTTTATTTTAGTCACAAACGGTTCTAAAGTTGAAAAGCTGGACCGACTCGAAAGATTTGAAGGCTTAAGTTGACAAATTTAAGTGGAGCcctcttttatatttaaacattaatttttagtttttgttatatatatatatataaatccttCTCTCTTTGCTCTTAATTTTTCCAAATGACAAGTAGAATTCATTACTGTCACAAGACATTTAATTCCAACTAATGATATATTTTGTGTTaagttatatataattttttttttatgtaaaatttaaaacgaaatttactttattctaaacattattttaatgaacAGAACTTAgttgacatatttgttttaagTTAAAGATGAAACTGCAAGCTTAGTTACTCTTTTAGAAGTGCCATTAATATGACTTCTCATTTTTCTCCTCTAAAGTTTCAATATTTtagattgaatttgaaattattatttatatcatAACTAGGGCCTCAAaagttgtttatatatatatatatatatatatatatatatatatatatatatatatatatatatgaaaaatgattcTCTTACAACTCCCATACAACCCCCTCTCACATTGTGTGGGAGGAGTTGTGAGAGAATcactttcttatatatattatacataaaTTGAACTTAATTATACTATTGCTATTAAACGAGTGACTAATTCGCCTAATCAATGAGCCGACCTTACTGGAAAGTAAGGAGTAAGGGCACAATATTATTACGGGAATAACTTCAATTCGGTCGTGGCAGAAACTAGGCTTTGTTTGCCTACCAATGAGAAGTTGAGACGTAATCCTGGAGCAAGAAAATCAAATGCATGAAAAACTTCTTATTTCTTTGCAGTGAAATGAAGAAATCGAGGGAGAGAGATGGGTGTCTTCATGCTGGAAACCCAACCTCGACCACCGACGATTAACCCCGACCCAAACAACCAAACTGGTGTAGCCTAGGTGGAAGCCGCGCCATCACGTGGCCGACTCGGGTTCGACCCCGACCACATCGCCGTTCCCCATCTCTAGTTGAACCAGAATGTAGAGAGCACCAAATCATCGAATCAGATGTGATCACCGAAAACCACTAGAGGAACGAGAGGGGAGAACAACcagtgagagggagagatccCGGGAGAGGACGAGGCTTAGGCCGGATCTTTGTTGATGGTGTCGGGAGGTCACGGGGAAGAGGATCTGGAGGCTTGCCAGTGGTCGCCAAGACTCTATGACCGGATCTCTGTGGTTGGAGGACCAGTCGTCCAGCGACGGGGAAGAAGCAGTTGGCTAATTAGTTGAcgagcttcatttttttttttcatgttttttttttttatgaatttggtGTGATCGGGTGTTTTCAACTTATATTGTGATGTGTTCTGGTGTATTAAAATGACGTGGCTTGTTATTATTGGTGAGCATAAACCCATTTTCTTTGCCATAACCGTAGAGAAGGGACACTCTATTATTACACTTGTTCTTTTCTTGGGTAACTAAGAACCCCATAAGCTTATACGGGTTGGGTCTAAATCTGGGAAATCGAAATCCAAACAACCTTATGGGCCGGTCCATTTGAAGCTGTCAACCATCCCAACGCCCCTAAAAAACAGAGCACGCATCGAACTCCCTCCAGCAAAGTCAACCATCACAACTCCCCTCCAAAAACAGAGCAGAAACAGAGGACTTTGATGTAAGCTGAGAGTGTGGAGCCTTGAACATCAAGATGAAATCAGATActttgacattatttttggtAAATCTAGCAAGCATTATGGAGAAAGCTGATGAGAAGTTGTTGCCAGCGGTGTATAAGGAGGTAGGGGCTGCTCTGCAGACAGACCCAACTGGTTTGGGCTCGCTGACTCTGTTCCGATCCATAGTGCAGTCTTCTTGCTACCCATTAGCCGCTTACCTGGCTCTGCGTCACAACCGCGCTCACGTCATTGCCCTCGGCGTTTTTCTCTGGGCTGCTGCCACCTTCCTCGTCGCCATCTCTTCTACATTCTTCCAGGTATCATATGTAACTCTTTCTCCTGCTTGTGTTTATTGCGTTGGGAGATTTTAAATCAGTGAATGttattggtatggtaaaaatgATGTAGGTTTTCTTGTGCGTATGTTGGGGGTCTGTAGATCTGTATCCATCTACTTTGTTGAGTTGGTTTAAGAAATGGGCAAGAGGGTATCTTGGACAGATTCAGAGgtattaggaagaaaaaaaaatgttaaagcaCAACTCCATTCAAAGCAGAGTTCTATAGTGAAGACGGTTAAAGTTTCAACTTACGGTGTTAATGACAAACATTCCAATGAAGACAATGAAAAGACCTTTCATAGAATTTTTAAAGTTGAAGATACTGATTAATATGTTAGAATATGTATAGTTagatagaaaatgaatagttgtAACCCTTCATTATTAATGTAGAAGTTGTAAAGTTGTATAGTGgttataaaacacttaaaactagatcttgaccattgaaaaaattatagcacctgttgtggttttttttacagcacttaAGCCAAATCCGGTTATAAATACCAATATATGGATCCCTCAATTAATAGGGAGAAATATTCTGAATTCACATTTCTTACAAAAATTATTCACgtatttgtttcatttcttgCTTTAGTGCCTCAAAATAGGCATTGCTTATTGCTGCATAATTTGTTACAGATTGGGATCATTTGGCTAATTAGGTTGCAGCCTCACGAGGTTTAACCGGAATCGGAGTTGCCATTGTCATACCTTCTATTCAGTCCCTCATCGCCGACTCAACTGATGATAGCAATCGTGGTACAGCTTTTGGATGGTTACATCTAACGGGACACCTTGGCTCCATCATTGGTGGATTCTCTTCTGTTCTTGTAGCCTCAACATCTGTCATGGGCATACCTGGTTGGAGAATTGCTTTTCTTATGGTGGCGTTTGTAAGTGTCATTGTTGGCATATTGGTCCGCCTCTTTGCAAAGGATCCACGCTTTTCCAAGACTCGAGTTATTCATAATcataagcatttttggtcagaCGTAAAAGAGCTAATTCAAGAAGCAAAGTCAGTCATGAGAATCCCATCTTTTCAGATAATTGTGGCTCAAGGTGTTTTTGGATCATTACCTGGATCAGCTTTGTCGTTCGCCCCCATGTGGCTGGAACTTATAGGCTTCTCCCATGGAAAAACGGCATTACTTTGGAGCATACTTTCAATTGGTTTTTCACTTGGAGGCCTGTTTGGTGGAAAGATGGGTGATATCCTTGCAAAACGCTTACCCAATTCTGGAAGAATTATTCTGTCGCAAATAAGCTCGGGTTCTGCTGTTCTTCTTGCTGCAATTTTGCTGCTAGTATTGCCTCGTGATCCATCCACATTATTCATGCATGGGCTGGTCTTTTTCATTGTTGGATTCTTTGTATCCTGGGATGCTGCAGCAACTAACAAGTACGTATATATACTCGATCAATtatgttttgcttttttaatCTTGAGAAACAAATGGATGGTTCGATATTAGATACTTACATGCACTCctacaaaagacaaaagaatctTATTTATAGAtaatatcaaatcaaatttaaatacaGAAAGACATGATTACCTAAAAGGTAGGACATTGAGACACAGCAATATCGAGGGCCTTTGAAGCTTGTTTCAAAGCCAGTTTTTCTGCTATTTCTGCATAAATTGTAAAGGGGTTTAGTTTTGTTCTTATAAAATGGCTACTGAttcatcagaaaaaaaaaagaaaaaaaaaagaaaaaaaaaaaaagaaaaaaaaaagaaagagaggtaggagattataatcaaatctagAAGATTATTACCATCATATATCAGTGGCATGAATTGTCAGATAAAAAAACATACTCTAAACAAGTAGACATATTCTTGACAGACTTCTTTGATAGTGTTTTTGAGATGTAAACGGTGGACACAGTCCCATATTGGCAGAGATAGTCCCAAAGAAGTCTCGTACGAGCATCTACGCTTTGGATCGAGCATTTGAGGCCATACCAGCGTCATTTGCTCCCACCGTAGTTGGTATTTTGGCGCAGAATGTTTATGGTTATAAGCCGATTCCGAAAGGGTCATCAAACGCTGCAGAGATTGAAACAGATAGACAAAATGCTGCATCGCTCGCCAAGGCACTCTACGCAGGCGTCGGCATTCCCAGGGCAATCTGTTGCGTCATCTACTCCTTCCTATATTGTACATATCCAAGAGACCGTGAACGTGCGAGAATGAATACGATACGTTGATAGAATCTGAAATGCAACGGCTGGAGGCAGATAGTGAAGTGGAAAAGAGCCCTGAGTTGGGTGATAATGATGAGAATTCAACTCTGCTTCATATTAGATAAAATTCTCAAGTCTGGGTGAACAATAaagttaaataataaaatttgtataATTCATCTTCATAAGGAATCCAGATGCACTTGTTCAAAAAGATTTGGCATAAATTTTACTACTGTgcataaaaagtaaaatgaagCTCTGGTTTCAGAGTGGATTTGTACATGCAGAAATGGGGTTCGTGTAAATGTTAGGGGAGTGTCAATGATTATTATAATTGACACTTATGTTTTGCCCTACCAATATTTACATTCGCAGAATtcgaattatttttatttttagataaattTGCTAAATTAGTCATGTGGTTAGATGTGCTGACAAATAACTATTAAGAGTTTCAAAAGTCGGTGcaaattttgacttttttttaacGGTTCatgaaattacaaatttattctcaaaaactttaaaataataataataataacaaaaaaaataaagaactagCGGTCTTTGGGGTCGATTGGCCACCTCCTCTGGGTGGCCTGTCGAAAAAATGGCCAAAATTCATACGAAATGAGTTAGTTGTTTCACAAGCGTACCCCGTAGAGTTATTTGTTACTTTTAAAAGAGTAAGGCTACTatttatatttagggaaaattataaCTTAGCACTTCAAACTATCAGCCGTTTTATGGATAGCCCTCCAAACTATGAACGCTTGGACTTTAgccttccaaactaccaaaacgtttgaaaaatgcccattttgacgaaatatgcttataatatcccatgtcatttttttttaattaaaaaaaaaatctaaaaaaaaataaagaaaatgagtttTTGGGTGCAGCCACCCTGCTTAGGGAGGGGGTGGCcagcgagccacccccagaggtggccgacACCACCTCAGGCGCAGCCACCCCTATcccattttcataaaattttactctttttttagttttatattttatttttattattttttaattagaaaatgacacatggcaggggtattatgagcatattttgtcaaaatttgtctttttcaaacattttagtagtttgggggggccAAAGTTCAAGCATTTGTTGTAATACCCAAAGAGTTTATTAGGTGAACTAATaatattttagtatttataataattttaagtcaaattaaatatatttgatgtctaattttatttcatcaGTTTGAACTAAAAAGTGGACAGTTGGAACTAagctaaaagaaaaatgcatttttgaaactttggaagcttttaaaaattgtaaaataaacaaatatataaaatatatctttaagaagtatatatatataactagcaTTCATGAGAACACTAGAACcttcattgaatttgtgaggtGCATTAGCATGTACATAggcataaaaataatattaaaaggataataataataatctagtAACTCCAGATTAATAATAATCTGTAGCTTGTTCAAGCATGTTCCAGGTTGGTCCATCGCTTGAAAGGGGTTGTACGTACGTAGTTCAGCATGACCTAAAACATTCTTTGAGATATTGAATCACACTTTTCCCAACAATTTAGGCATTATATCaacataatttatattataataattagaATTGACATAAATTAAGGATAAAAGAATTTATACTTAGCAATTTCACTTCAAGTAGCTCCAAAGTTTTTTCACTATTCTaaatatttatctctttttcttttatttttctattgcaCGTATATAGTGAAATAGTTCGGAAGACTATCTGTAAAATGACTAGTCATTTGGggattaaattataattttctcttatatttatttatcatactaattttatatttattgacttataagttataatgtcttttattttttttattttttattttaaatcaacTTATAATGTTTTAAGTAGCTTCTAtgttaattacataaaaaaacaaaagagaaaaatcatttaaaataaaacataaatcaatatgaaatgaataaaaaaaatagcggGCCGTTTGGTAaaagaattttgtttgaattttttttgacattattCAAATTTACGAACCGCTTACTCTGGGGTGGGCCGCCACCAACTTCTGCGTTGGCATCTCCTCCACCTTCTTCCAGGTACCTCTGTAATGGCGCCAGTTTTATTATTGTAGCATGTGCGTAAGGGCATGTGCGTAAAGATGAGTTCGACTTCCGATGTCCCACGTCGATTTAGAGAAGATTATCCTATAATCTCTAcgattttaaagaaattatagattttttaattacaatttgAGAATAATTGTAGTGATCCTCATCTGAGTCATGACCCTTCGCCATTGCAACAGCCAACTCCCACTCCCCTGCTCTAGAGTCTAGACGACTAGACCCCTCTGCAACTAAAAAGTCAAACCCAGGTCCTCTCCCTCTATGAAGCATAGGAAGACAGAGGAGTGTGAGTGATCCAGATTAGCTTGAAATGAAATCAGAGACAGTGACGTTGGTGCTGGTGAATCTGGCAGGTATAATGGAGAGCGCCGACGAGGCACTGTTACCTGGAGTGTACAAGGAGGTAGGGGAAGCTCTGCACACCGACCCAACTGGGTTGGGCTCACTCACTTTGTTCCGATCCATAGTGCAGTCCTCTTGTTACCCACTTGCCGCTTACCTGGCTATGCGTCACAACCGTGCCCACGTCATTTCTCTCGGCGCTTTTCTCTGGGCTGCCGCCACCTTTCTCGTTGCCATCTCTTCCACCTTCTTTCAGGTACCTATTATTCCATCCatacaactttttcttctttgctcGTGTTTAAATATGTGAGCTTTTTGaactttcttctttattttttttgtttctttgttatttctaTCTAAAACTGGATGCTGTGATATGGTTGAGTTGAAAATGGATGGCATATGAATATTATAAATTTTGGGTTATGTTCATGTTAACATGTACAGATCTATGTTCATGTAGTGGATAAACCAATCAATGTTATTTCTGGTCAGTTTTCTATTTGTTTGCCTTTTGACGGTTTTagttaaaacttaaaaggatATTCATGATTGCTAAAATGTTATTTCACATTGAGTAAAGATTAAAATTTTGGTGGATGAAAGATCGATAGTATGCCTTGCAACTTTACCTAGCCATGCTACAGTAGTGGCTAATAATGAATGCCCAAATGCCATAATGCCTTGATATGGATTTTTGTAATCCTATGATTATATTGTGAAAGAGAAACTATGTGCATACCACAAGAGCTAAACTATATTGTGAAAGGAATGGTTAGAAATTAGGACAAGGGAAATGATGTTGAAGCTTTGAGAAGCTAAACAAACTTTGAAATATGTCCGAGTTTTAAACAAACTTCAATAGTTGCATTTGTTGCTCTAGCATTTTCTGCAGCAGAGTCTaacattttaaattatttgattaattagGTGGCAGTCTCACGAGGTTTAAATGGAATTGGACTTGCCATAGTAATACCAGCCATTCAGTCCCTTGTTGCGGACTCAACCGATGAAAGCAACCGTGGTTTGGCTTTCGGATGGCTACAACTGACAGGAAACCTGGGATCCATCATTGGTGGGTCGTTTGCTGTCCTTTTGGCCTCAACCTCTGTCATGGGTATATCTGGTTGGAGAATTGCTTTTCATCTGGTTGGAATCATAAGTGTCATAGTTGGTATTTTAGTCCGCCTATTCGCAAATGATCCACATTTTTCTGATAGCAATAGTATGGCTAGAAATCGAGTTCATAAGCCTTTCTGTGCAGATTTTAAGGATCTAATTAATGAA
The Alnus glutinosa chromosome 14, dhAlnGlut1.1, whole genome shotgun sequence genome window above contains:
- the LOC133856634 gene encoding uncharacterized protein LOC133856634 isoform X2; translated protein: MKSETVTLVLVNLAGIMESADEALLPGVYKEVGEALHTDPTGLGSLTLFRSIVQSSCYPLAAYLAMRHNRAHVISLGAFLWAAATFLVAISSTFFQVAVSRGLNGIGLAIVIPAIQSLVADSTDESNRGLAFGWLQLTGNLGSIIGGSFAVLLASTSVMGISGWRIAFHLVGIISVIVGILVRLFANDPHFSDSNSMARNRVHKPFCADFKDLINEAKSVIRITSFQVIVAQGVSGSFAGAAWAFTPMWLELVGFSHEKTAFLRTILVIGVSLGGLFGGWMGDIIAKRLPNSGRTILSQITTGVAIPLTAVLLLVLPDDPSTAFMHGLVLFITGFCTSWAAPATNKDSPREVSYKRLCFGFII